One Pseudoalteromonas sp. UG3-2 DNA window includes the following coding sequences:
- the pgsA gene encoding CDP-diacylglycerol--glycerol-3-phosphate 3-phosphatidyltransferase encodes MWNIPNSLTTFRLLLIPVFAIIFYLPYSWAFFAAAFIFWLASVTDILDGYLARKLEQSTPFGAFLDPVADKVMVSVALVILATYYQDIFITVATIIIISREIVISALREWMAELGKRGNVAVSWLGKFKTAAQMLAIIGLIWQFAPWMITLSYALLAIATLLTLVSMVQYLYAAKAELTNS; translated from the coding sequence ATGTGGAATATTCCAAACTCGCTCACAACATTTCGATTGCTTCTCATACCCGTGTTTGCAATTATCTTTTATCTTCCATACTCATGGGCATTTTTTGCTGCAGCGTTTATTTTTTGGTTGGCGTCAGTAACCGACATTCTTGATGGCTATCTAGCACGAAAGCTGGAACAGTCGACACCTTTTGGTGCTTTTCTCGATCCAGTAGCCGACAAAGTCATGGTAAGTGTGGCACTGGTGATCTTAGCAACCTACTATCAAGACATTTTTATCACGGTAGCCACGATTATCATTATTAGTCGTGAAATTGTTATTTCTGCATTGAGAGAATGGATGGCCGAACTGGGCAAAAGAGGCAATGTTGCGGTTTCTTGGTTAGGGAAGTTTAAAACGGCGGCACAAATGCTCGCGATTATTGGACTCATTTGGCAGTTCGCGCCTTGGATGATCACATTAAGCTATGCACTTTTAGCAATTGCTACATTGCTAACCTTGGTTTCAATGGTGCAATATCTCTACGCTGCGAAGGCGGAATTGACTAATTCTTGA
- the dapB gene encoding 4-hydroxy-tetrahydrodipicolinate reductase translates to MTKVGIFGANGRMGLALIEACHHDSGAQLAGAFVRSQSQYLNQAIRQLQPQADADSHFCSEESELSAVDVVVDFTLPEGMKKHLEKAVAEGKPMVIGTTGLTAADMSQLKAAANTIPIVFSRNYSVGINLLLNLVQTAAEKLSDDMDIEIFEAHHRNKVDAPSGTALALGEAIADAKGWQHDEVAVYDRSHSHEAKSQQEIGYSVLRAGDIVGEHTAYFATMGERLELTHKAASRLTFASGAIRAAKWLKDKPAGLYDMQDVLDLKK, encoded by the coding sequence ATGACCAAAGTCGGGATCTTTGGTGCTAATGGCCGTATGGGCTTAGCACTGATTGAGGCTTGTCATCACGATAGTGGCGCTCAATTAGCGGGGGCTTTTGTTCGTAGTCAATCTCAATACCTCAATCAAGCCATAAGGCAACTACAACCCCAAGCCGACGCCGATAGCCACTTTTGTAGTGAAGAAAGCGAGCTCAGTGCTGTGGATGTGGTGGTCGACTTTACGTTGCCAGAGGGCATGAAAAAACATTTAGAAAAGGCGGTAGCTGAGGGGAAACCCATGGTGATTGGTACTACCGGCTTAACGGCTGCAGACATGTCGCAGCTTAAAGCTGCAGCCAACACCATACCGATTGTTTTTTCTCGCAATTACAGCGTTGGCATTAATTTATTATTAAACCTAGTACAAACAGCGGCAGAAAAGCTCAGTGATGACATGGATATTGAAATCTTTGAAGCCCATCACCGCAACAAAGTTGATGCGCCATCGGGCACGGCACTGGCGTTAGGAGAGGCTATTGCCGATGCCAAAGGCTGGCAACACGATGAAGTTGCAGTGTACGACCGCAGCCACAGTCATGAAGCCAAATCACAACAAGAAATCGGTTATTCAGTGCTTCGAGCCGGCGACATTGTAGGTGAACATACGGCTTACTTCGCAACTATGGGGGAAAGGCTTGAATTAACCCATAAAGCAGCATCAAGACTAACCTTTGCATCAGGTGCTATAAGGGCTGCGAAGTGGTTAAAAGATAAGCCGGCGGGTCTTTATGATATGCAAGATGTGCTAGATTTAAAGAAGTAA
- a CDS encoding nucleoside-binding protein: MKLNSLLLPALFLASSATAADWSSTQLHLNHGEFKNPFSQAQANSTVYSLQHASGYQYGDNFFFIDYSKDDFRDGYQDGDFYGEWYSSFSMAKIMDYQSQFESISDISLTLGVNAAGDAKVMKYLPGFKVNWNVPGFNFFSSTFTLYQDDSQGIAKGGAPKETNSWMLDLAWGYPFTIGQQRFYLTGHVEYIAERENEFGDTVNGWLLAQPIIQWDLGNALSMPVNQLMLGIEWQYWHNKLGTDTTESVPQLHLAWTF, encoded by the coding sequence ATGAAATTAAACTCTCTTTTACTTCCTGCGTTGTTTTTAGCCAGTAGCGCCACGGCCGCTGATTGGAGTAGCACCCAACTTCACCTAAATCATGGTGAATTTAAAAACCCATTTAGCCAAGCCCAAGCAAACTCAACCGTTTACTCACTCCAACACGCCTCAGGTTATCAATATGGCGACAATTTTTTCTTTATTGATTACAGCAAAGATGACTTTCGCGATGGCTATCAAGATGGCGATTTTTATGGTGAGTGGTACTCCAGCTTCTCAATGGCAAAAATCATGGACTACCAAAGCCAATTCGAAAGCATTAGCGATATCAGCTTAACACTGGGCGTCAATGCTGCGGGAGATGCTAAAGTCATGAAGTACTTACCTGGTTTTAAAGTAAACTGGAATGTACCTGGCTTTAATTTTTTCTCTTCAACCTTCACGTTATATCAAGATGATAGTCAAGGTATTGCCAAAGGTGGAGCACCCAAAGAGACTAACAGTTGGATGCTAGACCTTGCGTGGGGCTACCCTTTTACCATAGGTCAACAGCGCTTCTACCTCACCGGTCATGTAGAATATATCGCAGAGCGTGAGAATGAATTTGGTGACACCGTTAATGGCTGGCTGTTAGCACAGCCAATCATACAGTGGGATTTGGGGAACGCCTTAAGCATGCCAGTTAATCAACTGATGCTAGGGATAGAATGGCAGTATTGGCATAATAAGTTAGGCACAGACACCACTGAGTCGGTTCCACAGCTACATCTAGCTTGGACTTTCTAA
- a CDS encoding Na+/H+ antiporter NhaC family protein — MQPNYNQTKAKLSLLPLLTFVAIFLGAGLYLQSQGVDYAFYQLKAPVAILPAIVLAFILNKDTINRSVETFIRGAGHNNIITMCLIYLLAGAFSAVASATGGVDAVVNAGLSLIPAAFLLPGLFLISAVVSTAMGTSMGTIGAVGPIAVAVAAKTGIDPALMAGTIVSGAMFGDNLSIISDTTIAATRTQGCEMKDKFKENLKIALPAALLTVLLLVFVTPEPQVVETKDFDWLLVLPYAFILILAVIGINVFVVLFSGIIFAGLMGFVGDYQGSAFLSDIYTGFSEMQEIFLLSMFIGGMSEFIRVNGGLDFLAKQIQKLTAIIAKWHRKVADQLGIAALVLTSNLCIANNTVSIIVTGPVAKKLAEDGNITPKRSASLLDIFACVMQGSLPYGAQALLLGATFKISPWDVSSSSYYCFILAFTAVTVICLRRNKA; from the coding sequence ATGCAGCCAAACTATAATCAAACAAAAGCAAAACTATCCTTGCTACCTCTGCTGACATTTGTCGCTATCTTCTTGGGTGCTGGTTTGTATTTACAATCACAGGGAGTTGATTACGCTTTTTACCAGTTAAAAGCACCTGTTGCTATCTTACCGGCCATTGTGTTGGCATTTATCTTAAATAAAGACACCATCAATCGCAGTGTTGAAACCTTCATTCGTGGTGCCGGCCACAATAATATCATTACTATGTGCTTGATTTACTTGCTGGCTGGCGCTTTTTCTGCCGTGGCTAGTGCCACCGGTGGGGTCGACGCTGTGGTAAATGCAGGCTTGTCTTTGATCCCTGCTGCGTTTTTATTGCCTGGGTTATTTTTGATCTCAGCGGTGGTTTCTACAGCCATGGGCACCTCGATGGGAACCATTGGTGCTGTGGGCCCAATCGCTGTTGCGGTGGCCGCAAAGACCGGAATCGATCCGGCATTGATGGCTGGTACGATAGTGTCTGGTGCCATGTTTGGCGATAATTTATCAATTATTTCAGATACTACGATTGCCGCGACCCGCACTCAGGGCTGCGAAATGAAAGACAAATTCAAAGAAAACCTCAAAATTGCCTTACCGGCTGCGCTGCTTACCGTCTTGCTACTAGTCTTCGTCACCCCGGAGCCTCAAGTCGTTGAAACCAAAGATTTTGACTGGTTATTGGTGCTGCCATATGCCTTTATTTTGATTTTAGCGGTTATCGGGATCAACGTTTTTGTTGTGTTATTTAGCGGAATTATTTTTGCTGGGTTGATGGGATTTGTCGGCGATTATCAAGGCTCTGCTTTCTTAAGCGATATCTACACCGGCTTTAGTGAGATGCAAGAAATCTTTTTGCTCTCCATGTTTATTGGCGGCATGTCTGAGTTTATCAGAGTAAATGGTGGCCTCGACTTTTTAGCGAAACAAATCCAAAAGCTCACAGCTATTATTGCAAAATGGCATCGTAAAGTAGCGGATCAACTGGGTATCGCCGCGTTAGTTCTCACCAGCAACTTATGTATCGCTAACAATACCGTCAGTATCATTGTTACAGGCCCGGTGGCTAAAAAGCTCGCCGAAGACGGCAATATTACACCTAAGCGCTCGGCCAGTTTATTAGATATCTTTGCTTGTGTGATGCAAGGCTCCCTCCCCTATGGTGCCCAAGCATTATTACTCGGCGCCACCTTTAAAATAAGCCCTTGGGATGTATCTAGTTCTTCATACTATTGTTTTATTTTGGCTTTCACGGCAGTCACAGTGATTTGTTTAAGACGAAATAAAGCCTAA
- a CDS encoding tetratricopeptide repeat protein, producing MAILMYFLVSAVLVSPSLLYKELQLIESLNQANPAKATQRYKDIEGTLPSEPSKGLYALHRAALEAAMRSNNHDLIRDIILLFTEQTSWLEFLRTERAELANYLAIYYRRNQQMTHASDGYECALKHADSMQKPTIINNLAVHYRTSGKSQAAQQLLEQHLNKNYEKSVITALSNNLANVHYDLGNYAQASTLYIEALQAYQAEKQTIEASYVGLNLLNALLIGGKIEAFARYSNTVAEQVKQSNNVEFNTVLKWQQQVFLKITANNAPSDTTLQQFTDSLPKLLKSEFANNVELYVALLALPKLQTQVSQYKKLTKNDSGKAIKPLKPIALPWCQS from the coding sequence GTGGCTATATTAATGTATTTTCTGGTGTCAGCAGTACTTGTTTCACCAAGCTTGTTATACAAAGAACTGCAACTGATTGAATCACTGAACCAGGCTAACCCTGCAAAAGCCACGCAAAGATATAAAGATATAGAAGGTACACTCCCTAGCGAGCCATCAAAGGGTCTCTATGCTCTTCATCGAGCTGCTTTAGAGGCGGCGATGAGAAGCAATAATCATGACTTGATCCGCGATATTATTTTGCTATTTACCGAGCAAACGAGCTGGCTTGAGTTTTTACGAACTGAAAGAGCTGAATTAGCCAACTATTTAGCGATTTATTACCGTCGAAATCAGCAGATGACGCATGCCAGTGATGGTTATGAGTGTGCACTTAAGCACGCCGATAGTATGCAAAAACCAACGATTATTAATAATCTAGCAGTTCATTACCGAACCAGTGGCAAATCCCAGGCCGCTCAACAACTGTTAGAGCAACATCTTAATAAGAACTATGAAAAATCGGTTATTACCGCACTTTCTAACAACCTAGCCAATGTTCATTATGATTTAGGGAATTATGCACAAGCCAGCACGTTGTATATCGAAGCGTTGCAAGCATACCAAGCTGAGAAGCAAACCATCGAAGCCAGTTATGTTGGCCTGAATCTGCTCAATGCACTTTTAATTGGTGGTAAGATAGAGGCGTTTGCTCGATATAGTAATACGGTGGCTGAGCAAGTGAAGCAAAGTAACAACGTGGAGTTCAATACCGTGCTTAAGTGGCAGCAACAGGTGTTTTTGAAAATAACAGCGAATAACGCTCCTAGTGATACCACTTTGCAACAGTTTACAGACTCGTTACCAAAACTGCTGAAAAGCGAGTTTGCAAACAATGTCGAGCTCTACGTTGCATTATTAGCTCTGCCAAAATTGCAAACTCAGGTATCTCAATATAAAAAGCTTACTAAGAATGACAGCGGCAAAGCAATAAAGCCGCTAAAGCCAATTGCTTTGCCATGGTGTCAGAGTTAG